A genome region from Setaria italica strain Yugu1 chromosome III, Setaria_italica_v2.0, whole genome shotgun sequence includes the following:
- the LOC101783600 gene encoding dnaJ homolog subfamily B member 4 has translation MGVDYYKVLGVGRGATDDELKKAYRRLAMKYHPDKNPSPQADSLFKQVSEAYDVLSDPQKRAIYDQYGEDGLKAGAPPPSASTHGAGAHGFRFNPRSAEEIFSEIFGGAFPGAGPRTPGGSVPHGFPGFGSAAGPGETSSAGLQRKAPPIERQLACSLEDLYKGATKKMKISRDVLDAAGKPTNVEEILTIDIKPGWKKGTKITFPEKGNEMRNVVPSDLVFIIEERAHPKFKRDGNDLIYTHKISLVEALTGCTVQLTTLDGRNLTIPVKSVVSPTYEEVVQGEGMPITREPSKKGNLRIKFQIKFPTNLTADQKSGIQQLLS, from the exons atggGGGTGGACTACTACAAGGTGCTCGGCGTCGGCCGCGGCGCCACCGACGACGAGCTCAAGAAGGCCTATCGCAGGCTCGCCATGAAGTACCACCCGGACAAGAACCCCTCGCCGCAGGCCGACTCCCTCTTCAAGCAGGTCTCCGAGGCCTACGAC GTGCTCAGCGACCCGCAGAAGCGCGCCATCTACGACCAGTACGGCGAGGACGGCCTCAAGGCCGGCGCGCCCccgccctccgcctccacgcacggcgccggcgcccacggGTTCCGCTTCAACCCAAGGAGCGCCGAGGAGATCTTCTCCGAGATATTCGGCGGCGCGTTCCCCGGGGCAGGTCCCCGAACCCCCGGCGGAAGCGTTCCCCACGGGTTCCCGGGGTTCGGCAGCGCCGCTGGACCAGGGGAGACGTCTAGCGCGGGGTTGCAGAGGAAGGCGCCGCCGATCGAGCGGCAGCTGGCTTGCAGTCTAGAGGACCTGTACAAGGGCGCCACTAAGAAGATGAAGATCTCCAGGGATGTACTTGACGCCGCCGG GAAACCAACAAATGTTGAGGAGATCCTGACGATAGATATCAAGCCTGGATGGAAGAAGGGCACAAAAATCACCTTTCCTGAGAAAGGCAACGAGATGCGCAATGTTGTACCATCAGATCTAGTATTCATAATAGAAGAACGGGCACACCCTAAGTTCAAGAGAGATGGTAACGATCTTATTTACACACATAAGATCTCTCTTGTGGAGGCATTAACGGGCTGCACAGTCCAATTGACAACTCTGGATGGACGAAACCTGACTATTCCCGTGAAATCCGTTGTCAGTCCTACCTATGAAGAAGTTGTGCAAGGCGAAGGCATGCCGATCACAAGGGAGCCGTCTAAGAAGGGGAACTTGCGGATCAAGTTTCAGATCAAGTTCCCGACTAATCTAACGGCTGACCAAAAGTCAGGGATCCAGCAGCTTCTGTCTTAG